In Halosimplex halophilum, the genomic stretch GACCGCCTTGTTGATCCCGGCCAGCACGTCCGGGAGGAACCCGCATCCGACGAACAGACTGAGCCGTCTGAACGACCCCTCCGGAACGGACAGCATCGACCCCTCGGTGATCCCCATGGCGAGGAGGTGGATCACGACGGCGTACACGAACCAGAACGCGAACACCGAGAGGACGTTCGCGAGGAGCGTGACCACCCCTCCGGTCAGCAACAGCGTCGTCGCCGCTCCGGGCACGATCTGCAGCTGGTAGTAGAGGAGCACGATCCCCGACAGGGAACTGGCCACGCCCGCCAGCGCGACGATCCCGAGCACGTACCGCACGCTCAGGCCGCTCTTTCCCCGTTCGTAGAACCCGTTCGGATCGCTCACGACCGACACGGTCGGTCCCCCCCGTTCGACGGCGTGCGCTGTCTTCGAACGTCGCCGCCCCCGTCGAGTGCGGCCGTCGGTTCGTCCGGGCGACCCGGCGGCCTCGGGACCGGACCGCGGGTCGCTCGACGCTGTCGAACCCCTGTCGTTCCGTCGACCATGTGTCCGGCCGAATGATATTCCTCAAAGGATAAAAAACTAACAGTAACTGGGGCGGTCCGACCGAGCCCGTCCCTCGCGCACACGGGGCGGCAGGGACCGGAGCCGCGCCATTCATTACCGTCGAGGGCGGACGGGCGGGCATGGATCCGGCGGTGGTGCGCGACGATATGGTCGACAGCCTGGAACACGAGAGCAAGGGCTGTCTCCGCAGCGAGGCCCTCTCCGTCGCGATGCGCGAGGTGCCCCGCGAGGCGTTCGTCGCGGAGGACCGCGGCGCCTACGCCGACCGACCGTTCGAGCGGCTGGGGACGCGCGTGCTCGCGCCGAGCACCGTCGCGCGGCTGCTCGAAGCGCTCGACGTCCGCGAGGGCGACTCGGTCCTCGTCGTCGGCGCGGGCGTCGGCTACACCGCCGCGGTCGTCGCGGAACTGGCCGGCGCCGAACGCGTCCACGCCATCGACATCACGCGCCGGCTGGTGGTCGAGGCCAGGGAGAACCTCGCCGAGGCGGGCTACGAGGGCGTGCTCGTCGACCGCCGCGACGGCGCCGACGGGCTCCCCGAGTACGCGCCGTTCGACCGCATCCTGCTGGAGGCGGCGGCGGTCAGCCCGCCCGCGGCGCTGGTCGACCAGCTCGCCGAAGGCGGCCGGCTGGTCATGCCCCACGGCGCCGGCGAGCAGCACCTCGCGGTCGTCGAGGGCGGCGAGGTGGTCGAGCGGCTCGGCGGCGTCGCCTTCCGGCCGATGCTCGTCGAGGGCGAGCAGGCCGACACGGTCGAGCGCAACCGCACTCGCCGCGAGGACCGCGAGTTCGCCCGCCGCAACGCCGAGGGCCGGACCGGCTGGGAACAGGAGTGGATCGACTGGGACGACGCGGTCGGGCGCTGAACCGACCGGGCCCTATCCGTCCGCGACCACCAGTACCTCCGTGTTCCCGCGCTCGTCGGCGTACTGCCCGCCGGCGGGCGGTTTCACGTCGAACTGTATCGTCCCCTCCTGCTGGTTCGGGCCGAGCGACGGCGACAGCGACAGCGTCGCGGTGCCGTTGGCGTTCGTCCGCGCGGTCGCAACCGAGTCCAGCGTCGCGGTACCGCCGGTGGCGACGACGGTCGCGTTGGCGACGCGGCCGCCCTGCGGTTCGACGACCGCGACGCTGATCTCGGTGCTGGTCTCGTCGACGACTTCGGGCGAGGGCTTCACGTCGAGTTCGGTGACCCCGAGCGTCTGGACGCCGCCGAGCGTGTTCATCATCACGCTGAGGCTGGCGACCCCGACGACCAGGGCGATGACGAGTCTGATGGGCAGTCCCTCGATGGCGCGTTCGTCGCGCCCGAGCGCTCGTGGCTCCATGGCCGGCCCTGGTCCCATCCCCCGGGATAAACGCTCGTGCGAAGGCTTTCCACGGGTCGGGAACCAGTCCGACGGCCGAGGGTCCGCGGCCGTCAGGCGGACCCGGACAGCGCCGGTACCGGCACGACCACGACCGGCACGGCCACGTCCCCCAGTAGCGCGCGGACCGTCGAGCCGGGCGCCTCGTGGTCGGTCGAGTCCCCGCCCTCGCCGCTGGCCTCCGGGTCGCCCCGCCGCGGCCCGAGGAGGAGCACGTCCGCGTCCCGGTCGGCGAGGACGGTCCGGATCTCCTCGGCTACGAGGTCGGCGCTGCCGACCTCGTCGTTCCGCGGCGGCTGCGCCGACGCGTGTTCGCCCTCGCGTTCGAGCACCTCGACCGTCGCGGGCAAGAGTCGAGAACGGGCGACGTTGGCGGCGTCGCCGGCGTCACGGCCGTCGAGGTCGGGTTCGGCGACGGTCAGGACGACGACCTCGTCGTCGGCGGCGAGCCGGTCGCCGAGGTAGTCGGCGGCCGCGGCGGTCGTGTGGACCGACGCGGTCGCGAGCAGGTAGCGGGTCACGCCCGACGAGTGGCGCCGCGCCTACTCGAAGGCGGCGAACTGCGTCCGGCAGTCGGGACAGACCAGGGCCCGCAGCGGGTGGCCCTCGGCGTCGGTGCGGGGCGGGCCGCAGCAGCCGCCGGCCTTGCGGGCGTCGAGGTCGGTCTCACAGATCGGGCAGGCGTCGAGGAATACCGACAGGCCGTGAGCGGCGACGGCGCGTCGCTCGGGGGCGAGGTCGGTGGTCGCGGCCAGCGCCCGCGCGGCGGCCGTCTCGGCGACCGCCACCGGCCGGCGGATCCACACTTCGCCCGCCGGCTCGTCGGCCCCGTCCGAGAGGACGACGTAGGTCCGGTCGCGGTCGATCGTCGCCTCGACCGCCGACGCGGCCGGCGCCGCCGCGAGCGTCGCGGCCGCCAGGTCGGCCGGATCGGCGTCCCGAAGCGCCTCGATCTCCGCCTGCCACCGCCGCCCGAAGTCGGCCGCGAGGGCCACGTCGTCGCCGCTCGCGTCGACGGCGCCCGCCTCGATCAGGTCGGCGAGGACCGCCTCCCCGTCGGCCGCCGTCGCGTCGGCGAGCGTGGCCGGCGCCGGCCGGTCGGTCTCCGCGTCGTCGCCGCCGGAGCGCGACTCGCCGTCCGGGCGGCCGCCGTTTCGCTGCATGACCGCCACTGCGGCGCTCGCCCGTTTGAGGGTGTCGTCGGTTTCGACCGATACGGTCGCCTTATCGGGCGTAAGCGGGTACTACGGGCGCGGGAGGTCCCAGGTATCGGTCGTCACGCCGTCGACGCCCCGGTCGGCCAGCGCCCGGACCGTCGCCCCGCGCCGCTCGCGCTCGTCGGCCGCAGAGTCCGCTCCGCCGCCGGCACGCTCGTCGGCCGCCGCTTCGAGCCCCCACGCGTAGACGCCGAACCCGGCCTCGTGGGCCCGCTCGACGAGCGCGCGGCCGCCGGGATCGAGACACAGTCGCGCGTGCGGGTGGACGTTCGCGCAGTCCAGGAGCGCCGCCAGGTCGAGGTTCGCTGTCGGCGATTCGCCGAACAGCAGGCCCGTCTCGGGGTCCCACTCGGAGCGTGCGATCTCGGCCAGCGCCGGCGCCGAGAACGACGAGAGCCGGACGTTCGAGCGGCCGTCCGCCGCCAGCGCCGCCCGCACGTCTCGCCACAGCCCGGGCTCCTTGAGCTCGACCTGCAGCGTCACCGCGGCGGGGACGGCGTCGAGGACCTCGGCGAAGGTGGCGACGGGCTCGTCGGACCCGCCGACGCGTAGCTCGCGCAGCCCGTCCAGGTCGAGGTCGGCGACGCGGCCCTGGCCGTCGGTGAAGCCGTCGACGCGCTCGTCGTGGGCGGCGACGAGCTCGCCCGACCCGCAGCGCCGGAGGTCGACCTCGACGGCGGGGAGGTGTCGGGCGGCCGCCGCGACCGCCCGGGCGGTGTTCTCCGGGCCGTGGTCGGGACAGCCGCGGTGGCCGACGAGTTCCATGGGGTGTGTCGGACTGCCGTCATCAAGTCGGCGGCGACCGTTTCGACAGCGGGGCCGGCGGTAACCCCGGATTATTCCGAGCGTGTCAGCGGATGCCGGACTATACCTTAGTCTCGCAGGATCGATCGTGGGAGGTATGTCGCACGACTCATCGTCGGGAGCGGAGAGCGGGGCCGGGCCGCCGAGTTCGCGGCGGCGCTTCGTCAAGGCCGTCGGCGTGGCCGGCGCGGTCGGGCTCGCCGGCTGTCAGGACGGCGCGGGGCCCGGCGGGGGAAACGGGACGAACGGCACCGGCGACGGCGGGGACGGCGGGGACGGCGCGACCGTCGAGATGGCGATGCCGTCGAACGTCACCGACCGCGCGGAGGACACCCGCCAGGCGCTGTACGACGCCGGCCTCTCCGAGGACATCGAAGTGACCTTCCTCTCGACCTCGGAGATCTCCGGCGACGTGCAGGCCCAGTACCGTAGCTGGCTCAACGCCGGCCGCGAGACGCCCGACATCTTCCGGATGGACAGCGGGTGGACGATCCCGTTCATCGTCCGCGACCAGCTGGTCAACCTCAGCGAGCGGCTCTCCCAGGAGGCCCAGTCGACCCTCGACGAGTACTACTTCGAGGCGCCGCTGGAGAGCGCGCGCGCGCCGGCCCAGGCGGTCGGCGGCGGCGCGACCGACACCGACACCGCGACCGGCGGGGGCGGCGGCCCGCGGGGCGAACTGTACGGCGTCCCCTGGCAGGTCGGCTTCCCCACGATCCAGTACCGGAAGGACCTGGTGACCGACGCCGGCTTCGACCCCGAGGGCGAGAGCTGGGCGACCGAGCCGATGACCTGGCAGCGCTTCTCGGAGGTCGTCGCCGAGACCCACGGCAACGCCGACGTGGAGTACGGCTTCAACTGGCAGGGGACCGACTACGTCGGCCTCTCGTGCTGTACGTTCAACGAGTTCATGTCCACCTGGGGCGGCGCCTACTTCGGCGGCCGCGACACGCTGTTCGGCCCGGTCGGCGACCGTCCGATCACCGTCAACGAGGAGCCCGTCCACCAGGCGCTGCGGATGGTCCGGACGCTCATCCACGGCTCCGACGACGAGCAGGCGCTCGACGGCTACCAGCAGATCTCGCCCAACGCGGTCCTGGAGTGGACGGAGGGGCCGTCGCTGTCCCCGTTCACGAACGGCAACGCCGTCGCCCTGCGCTACTGGCCCAGCGGCATCTTCGAGGCGGCGACCGCCTTCGAGGAGTCCGAGAACCTCTCGCCCGACGACCTCGGGACGATGCCGATCCCCTACGCGGTCAGCGAGGACGAGTCCGAATACGAGGGCATCGGCGGCACCGCCTCGGCGCTGGGCGGGTGGCACCTCACGGTCAACCCCAACTCGGCGAACGTCGACGCCGCGGTCCAGGTGATCGAGGCGACGATGCAGCAGAGCTTCCGGACCTTCCAGTTCAGCGAGCTGGGCTATCTCACCGGCGACCGGCGGCTGTTCGACCCGGAGAACGTCGGCGACGTGGACCCGTGGGGCCCGCACCTGGAGACGCTCCGGGTGGCCGGCGAGAACGCCATCCCGCGGCCGGTGACGGTCGTCTGGCCGGACCAGTCGTCGCAGATCGCCAGCCGCGTCAACGCCGTGATCGCCCAGCAGCAGGAGCCCGAGTCCGCGATGTCCGCGCTCGCGGAGAGCCTCCGGGAACTCGAAGAGAGCGTCTAACATGGCGACCAGCGACGACCACTCGCGGGGCCGCCTGCGGTCGGCGGCCGTCGCGCCGGCCAACTGGACCGAGCGGCTCTCCGAGCAGGGGTTCGCGTACGTCCTGCTGGTCCCGACGCTGCTGCTCGTCTCGACGATGGCGCTGTGGCCGCTGGTCAGCACCTTCGAGATGTCGCTGCGCGCCGACGCGCTGTTCTCGGCGGAGTACGTCGGCGAGTTCGTCGGCCTCGAGAACTACGTCGAGCTGCTGACCGGCGAGCGCAACGCCGTCCTCGGTAGCCCGTTCGTCGACTTCAGCCAGCCGCTCCAGAGCGCGCTGACGGTCACGCTCGTCTACGTCGCCATCGCCGTCACGCTGGAGACGATCATCGGCTTCGGCCAGGCGCTCGTGCTCGACCAGAGCTTCCGCGGTCGCCGGTGGGTCCGCGTGGCCATCCTCATCCCGTGGGCGGTCCCCATCGCCATCCAGGGGCTGATCTTCTGGCTGTTCTTCCAGCCGGGGATCGGGGTCGGGACCGACCTGATGCAGAGTCTGGGCGTGTTCTCGGCGAACCCGCTGATCAACACCACCGACACGCTGATCATCGTCATCGTCGCCGACGTGTGGAAGACCTCCGCGTTCATGGCGCTGCTCATCCTCGCCGGCCTCCAGAGCGTCGACCGCAGCCTCTACGACGTGGCGAAGGTCGCCGGCGCCTCGAAGGTCCAGCAGTTCCGCTACATCACCTTCCCGCTCGTCCTGCCGGCGCTGCTCGTCGCGCTCCTCTTTCGCACCATCCAGTCGATGCGCGTCTACGGCATCATCGAGACGACCGGCGGCTGCTCGACCCTGCCGTCGCTGACCTGTATGGTCGTCTCGACCTTCCGCGCGGGCCGGTACGCGACCTCCGCGGCCGTCGCGTTCATCACCGCCGGCATCGTCGCCCTGGTCGCGCTGGTGTACATCGTCAAGTTCGCCGACCTGGAGGTGGGCGCCTGATGGCCTCCACCACCGTCGAGGAGGGCGACGGCGACGACGACGGGCCGATCGCCAACCGGGCCCAGGAGGCGATCCGCAACCCCGGCGACGCCTACCAGTTCCTCTTCTACGTCGTCACCGCCTTCTTCCTCGTGACCACCCTCTTCCCGTTCTACTGGCTGCTGGTGCTGGCGCTGACGCCCGGCGACCGGATGACCGACATCGGCCTGCTCCCTAACGGGTTCAACCCCGCGTCGTTCGTCGAGATGTTCCAGCGGCTGCCCTTCCACGTCTACATGTTCAACAGCATCGTCATCGCGCTGACGACGACGGTCATCGTCCTGCTGGTCGCGAGCTTCGCCGGCTACGCCTTCGGCCGCCTGGAGTTCCGCGGCAAGACGGCGCTGCTGCTCGTCCTGCTCGCCATCTCGTATTTCCCGCCCGCGGCGTTCATCATCCCCCTGTTCCAGTTCTTCACGGGCAACGTCGAGATCCTCACGCTGCCCGCCGTCGGGACGATATCGAGCCCGAACTGGTTCAACACGCCCGGCGCGATGGTGACGCCGTTCAGCGCGCTCTTTCTCCCCCTGTCGATCTTCATCCTCACCACCTTCTACAGCCAGATCCCGGACGGGCTGGAGGACGCCGCCCGCGTCGAGGGCGCGACCCGCATCGGCGCGCTGTTCAGGGTTATCATCCCGCTGTCGGCGCCGGGCGTGGCGACGGCGGGCGTGCTGACGTTCATCGGCGTCTACAACGAGTTCTTCATCTCCTTTCTGATGACCGACGGCCAGGCCCAGAACTGGGCGCCCATCGTCTGGGGCGTCGTCAACTACCAGGGCCAGTACCAGGCGTTCTACAACCTGATGGCGGCCGCGAGTATCGTCGGCGTCCTCCCCGTGGTGATCCTCGTCGTGATCGCCCAGGAGCGCATCGTCAGCGGGCTGACTGCGGGCGCACTCAAGGAGTGAACAATGGGAGAAGTCAAACTCGAACACGTCACGAAACGCTACGCGGACGTCACGGCGGTCGACGACATGAACCTCGACATTCAGGACGGCGAGTTCGTCACGCTCGTCGGCCCGTCGGGGTGTGGCAAGTCCACGACGCTGGAGACCATCGCCGGCCTCACCATCCCCAGCGAGGGGACCATCACTATCGCCGGCGAGGACGTGACCACCCGCCCGCCCAAAGACCGCGACATCGCGATGGTCTTCCAGAACATCGCGCTGTTCCCCCACATGGACGTCCACGACAACATGAGCTTCGGGCTCCGGCTGCGGGACTTCGACAGCGAGGAGATCGACCGCCGCGTCGCCCGCGCCGCCGAGATCCTCCAGATCGAGGAGCTACTCGACCGGATGCCCGACGAGCTCTCGGGCGGCCAGCGCCAGCGCGTCGCCATCGGCCGCGCCATCGTCCGCGAGCCGGCCGTCTTCCTCATGGACGAGCCGCTCGCGAACCTCGACGCGAAACTGCGGGTCCACATGCGCACCGAGCTCCAGCGCCTCCACAAGGAGCTGGACACGACCATCATCTACGTCACCCACGACCAGGCCGAGGCGATGACCATGTCCGACCGCATCGCCGTGATGAACGAGGGGCACCTCCAGCAGATCGCCCCGCCGCTGGTCTGTTACGACGAGCCGGCCAACCTCTTCGTGGCGGGGTTCATCGGCTCGCCCGGCATGAACTTCGTCGAGGGGACCGTCGAGGCCGGGGAGATACGGACCGAGGGCTTCGACGTGGCGTTCGACCCCGCGGAGGTCCCCGAACTCGTCGAGGGCGACGACGTGACCATCGGCGTCCGCCCCGAGGACGTCTACCCCGCGAGCGAGGCCGACGAACTCGCCAACCCGACCCGGCGCATCCGCGCCCGGACGGACGTGCTCGAACCGATGGGCGACCAGGTCTTCGTCTACCTCGTCCTGCGCGGCGAGGACGCCGCCGGCGCCGACACCGGCACCAGCGGCGCCGCCAGCGCCCACGGCGCCGACGAACTGCTGATGAGCGTCGAGCCCGACAGCGACCTCGACGCCGACGAGGACATCGAGGTCGTCCTCGACCGCCGGAAGATCCACGTCTTCGACACCGCGAGCGGCGACGCCGTCTGTCACGACATCGTCCGCTCGGAGGCGATGGGCGGCGGCCACCCCGGCGCCCGGGAGGAGACCTGATGGTCTCGACCGCCGCGCTCCTGTACTTCGGGATGGGCACGCTCCTGTTTTTCTTCTGGGTCTACGGCATCTACGCCTTCGCCCGCGACTGCCGCCGGACGTACGTCCCCGGCTTCAAGGGTTGGCTCGCCCGCCGCCGGGAGTCGAAGGCCGAGCAGGAACGCGAACAGGAGCGCGAGGAGCGGGAGAAACAGCTGTACTGACGGCCGATCCGTTCCGGCCGCGCCCGGTCACGCGGGCGGATCGACGGGCTCGGGCGGGTCCGCCCCCGCTTTCTCCGCCAGGAACTCGCGTTCGGCCGCCGAGAGGTCCGGACCGCCGCCGGACCGGTCGCGCTCGCGATACACGTCGAGTCCCGCCTGGTAGGTCGCCCGCGAGCGGTCGCCGCGCGGTCCGTCGGGTCCGCCGGTGTCGTCCCCGTCGCCGAGCGGTCGGTCGAGGACGAGTTCGGCGACGCCGGTCTCCTCGCCGGTGAAGCGGAAGCCGGCGCGGTACAGCGCCTGGTAGGCGAAGGGGTTGTTGACGGCGATGCGGGCGCGCTCGTAGCCGCGGTCGGCGGCGCGGGCGGCGACGAACGCGGCCAGGTCCGGGCCGATCCCCTCGCCCCGGCGGTCCTCGCGGACGGTGATGTAGCGGATCCAGCAGACGCCCGGGTCGGTGCGGTCCTCGTTGAACGCCGCGGCGGCGACCACGTCGGCGGCCGCTTCCCCGTCGTCGGTCACCGGCGGGCCGGACCCCTCGCCGGTCCGGACGACGGCCTTCCCCGTGTTGGACATCACGAACTTCCCGGCGTAGCTGAACGCCCGCCAGTCAAGCGTCAGCGTCGGGCCGTCCTCGGGCCACCCCAGCAGGACGTGCTCCATCGGCCGGGGCTACCGGCCGCTGCCCCTTGTAGGGCGCGGTCGCCCCGACCGGTCGCGGACACTCCCCCGGCGGCCACCGTGCCGACGCCCACCGTTATCCCGCGGGCACCCGTAGCCGGCGGTATGGCACTCGGCGACGTGGGCGTCTTCCACCGGTTCGCGCGCCTCTACGACCGGGCGATGTACGCGGCCGACCCCGAG encodes the following:
- a CDS encoding YIP1 family protein; this translates as MSDPNGFYERGKSGLSVRYVLGIVALAGVASSLSGIVLLYYQLQIVPGAATTLLLTGGVVTLLANVLSVFAFWFVYAVVIHLLAMGITEGSMLSVPEGSFRRLSLFVGCGFLPDVLAGINKAVATFLTVRTAFAGTEPSELDASVLAASLQGATAMRMTVAVTTVILLWRGFIWAFAVKHTYDIELRTAAAIAAVPTLCSVLLTVLVFNARLLGL
- a CDS encoding protein-L-isoaspartate O-methyltransferase family protein, coding for MDPAVVRDDMVDSLEHESKGCLRSEALSVAMREVPREAFVAEDRGAYADRPFERLGTRVLAPSTVARLLEALDVREGDSVLVVGAGVGYTAAVVAELAGAERVHAIDITRRLVVEARENLAEAGYEGVLVDRRDGADGLPEYAPFDRILLEAAAVSPPAALVDQLAEGGRLVMPHGAGEQHLAVVEGGEVVERLGGVAFRPMLVEGEQADTVERNRTRREDREFARRNAEGRTGWEQEWIDWDDAVGR
- a CDS encoding DUF7382 domain-containing protein; amino-acid sequence: MEPRALGRDERAIEGLPIRLVIALVVGVASLSVMMNTLGGVQTLGVTELDVKPSPEVVDETSTEISVAVVEPQGGRVANATVVATGGTATLDSVATARTNANGTATLSLSPSLGPNQQEGTIQFDVKPPAGGQYADERGNTEVLVVADG
- a CDS encoding universal stress protein, with the translated sequence MTRYLLATASVHTTAAAADYLGDRLAADDEVVVLTVAEPDLDGRDAGDAANVARSRLLPATVEVLEREGEHASAQPPRNDEVGSADLVAEEIRTVLADRDADVLLLGPRRGDPEASGEGGDSTDHEAPGSTVRALLGDVAVPVVVVPVPALSGSA
- a CDS encoding glycerophosphodiester phosphodiesterase produces the protein MELVGHRGCPDHGPENTARAVAAAARHLPAVEVDLRRCGSGELVAAHDERVDGFTDGQGRVADLDLDGLRELRVGGSDEPVATFAEVLDAVPAAVTLQVELKEPGLWRDVRAALAADGRSNVRLSSFSAPALAEIARSEWDPETGLLFGESPTANLDLAALLDCANVHPHARLCLDPGGRALVERAHEAGFGVYAWGLEAAADERAGGGADSAADERERRGATVRALADRGVDGVTTDTWDLPRP
- a CDS encoding extracellular solute-binding protein; this translates as MSHDSSSGAESGAGPPSSRRRFVKAVGVAGAVGLAGCQDGAGPGGGNGTNGTGDGGDGGDGATVEMAMPSNVTDRAEDTRQALYDAGLSEDIEVTFLSTSEISGDVQAQYRSWLNAGRETPDIFRMDSGWTIPFIVRDQLVNLSERLSQEAQSTLDEYYFEAPLESARAPAQAVGGGATDTDTATGGGGGPRGELYGVPWQVGFPTIQYRKDLVTDAGFDPEGESWATEPMTWQRFSEVVAETHGNADVEYGFNWQGTDYVGLSCCTFNEFMSTWGGAYFGGRDTLFGPVGDRPITVNEEPVHQALRMVRTLIHGSDDEQALDGYQQISPNAVLEWTEGPSLSPFTNGNAVALRYWPSGIFEAATAFEESENLSPDDLGTMPIPYAVSEDESEYEGIGGTASALGGWHLTVNPNSANVDAAVQVIEATMQQSFRTFQFSELGYLTGDRRLFDPENVGDVDPWGPHLETLRVAGENAIPRPVTVVWPDQSSQIASRVNAVIAQQQEPESAMSALAESLRELEESV
- a CDS encoding carbohydrate ABC transporter permease, which gives rise to MATSDDHSRGRLRSAAVAPANWTERLSEQGFAYVLLVPTLLLVSTMALWPLVSTFEMSLRADALFSAEYVGEFVGLENYVELLTGERNAVLGSPFVDFSQPLQSALTVTLVYVAIAVTLETIIGFGQALVLDQSFRGRRWVRVAILIPWAVPIAIQGLIFWLFFQPGIGVGTDLMQSLGVFSANPLINTTDTLIIVIVADVWKTSAFMALLILAGLQSVDRSLYDVAKVAGASKVQQFRYITFPLVLPALLVALLFRTIQSMRVYGIIETTGGCSTLPSLTCMVVSTFRAGRYATSAAVAFITAGIVALVALVYIVKFADLEVGA
- a CDS encoding carbohydrate ABC transporter permease — translated: MASTTVEEGDGDDDGPIANRAQEAIRNPGDAYQFLFYVVTAFFLVTTLFPFYWLLVLALTPGDRMTDIGLLPNGFNPASFVEMFQRLPFHVYMFNSIVIALTTTVIVLLVASFAGYAFGRLEFRGKTALLLVLLAISYFPPAAFIIPLFQFFTGNVEILTLPAVGTISSPNWFNTPGAMVTPFSALFLPLSIFILTTFYSQIPDGLEDAARVEGATRIGALFRVIIPLSAPGVATAGVLTFIGVYNEFFISFLMTDGQAQNWAPIVWGVVNYQGQYQAFYNLMAAASIVGVLPVVILVVIAQERIVSGLTAGALKE
- a CDS encoding ABC transporter ATP-binding protein codes for the protein MGEVKLEHVTKRYADVTAVDDMNLDIQDGEFVTLVGPSGCGKSTTLETIAGLTIPSEGTITIAGEDVTTRPPKDRDIAMVFQNIALFPHMDVHDNMSFGLRLRDFDSEEIDRRVARAAEILQIEELLDRMPDELSGGQRQRVAIGRAIVREPAVFLMDEPLANLDAKLRVHMRTELQRLHKELDTTIIYVTHDQAEAMTMSDRIAVMNEGHLQQIAPPLVCYDEPANLFVAGFIGSPGMNFVEGTVEAGEIRTEGFDVAFDPAEVPELVEGDDVTIGVRPEDVYPASEADELANPTRRIRARTDVLEPMGDQVFVYLVLRGEDAAGADTGTSGAASAHGADELLMSVEPDSDLDADEDIEVVLDRRKIHVFDTASGDAVCHDIVRSEAMGGGHPGAREET
- a CDS encoding GNAT family N-acetyltransferase, with the protein product MEHVLLGWPEDGPTLTLDWRAFSYAGKFVMSNTGKAVVRTGEGSGPPVTDDGEAAADVVAAAAFNEDRTDPGVCWIRYITVREDRRGEGIGPDLAAFVAARAADRGYERARIAVNNPFAYQALYRAGFRFTGEETGVAELVLDRPLGDGDDTGGPDGPRGDRSRATYQAGLDVYRERDRSGGGPDLSAAEREFLAEKAGADPPEPVDPPA